The following DNA comes from Phocoena sinus isolate mPhoSin1 chromosome 7, mPhoSin1.pri, whole genome shotgun sequence.
ACCCAGGGTGTGCCGAGAAGTGGTCCAGGCTCCAGAGGCCAGGTCTCACCCCGGCCCTGCAGCAGATCCCACTGAGCCCCGAGGGCCCTCTTGGGCCTGAGTCAGGTCCCACCTCGGTCAGATGGGGGAGTGGGTTAAGGGGCCTGATCACTAGCCACAGGTGGGTTATGACACCagcctcattcattcactcgtttCTCATCCGTTCATTCATCCTGAGCACCGTCCGTGCCCACGGGCAGTGTGGAGGGGATCAGACTCGGCCATGTAGCGGGCAGAGCGGGTCCAAGCCCCAGCTCTTCTGCAccggctgtgtggccttgggtaaacCGCAGCCTCGGTTTCCTCGTCTGTAGAATGGGGCTAACTCCCGTCTCTCGGGGGTGTGGGGACTACAGGAGACTCGTCTGTCAGACGGCAGCTGCTGTTAAAAGTGCAGTGTCCCTAATGTGAGGGATGGGGTAACGCGCCCGCGCTGGCCTGCCTTCACAAAGCTACCTGAGGTCAACTGAAGCAAGAGAtgagaaagtgctttgaaaaaaccaaaatgaggcAATAAGTGTGGGAATGGTTAAGTCCTATAACGGACACATTTTGGGTGCTTGTGGGAGGCTGTGGGAGAGACCTGGGCCTCGGGGGTGTTCCTGGGAGGACTTTGTTTACTGTTTACGACAGTTTTCAGGACATGTGAAACCCCAGGCTTCGCCGGGTGCCTGCCCACTGGGCAGGGACTGCGTGTCCCCCTGACTCATGTCTGTGTCACCCCAGGGTGGGGACTGCCCAGCGGTCACCAGAACTTTGCCTGCCAgtgcccccctgccccctcccctcggGGTCTGAGGGACAGCTGTTCCTGGGCTCAGCTCCTGACGTCAGCCCCCAAATCCCTTCTCGTCTGGCCCTGACTTGGGACAGCCGGCCTCGGACTTCCTGGAGCCTGCCAGCCGCTGACGCCATGGGGGTGGTGGCCACCGGCCGAGCGGCCCCAGGACAGTGGCCAGCTCCTGAGTGCTTTCCAAAGAGCTTCCTGGGGCCAGTGTGGCCCCCCCACCATCCTGCTGCCCTCTCAACCCTGCCTTCTTGTGGTCAGGAGAGGCCCCATCCAGATGGCAGGCCTGGCCTCTCTTCCCATTGGCTCCTTGTTACAAAGgccatctcacagatgaggaaaccgaggctcaaggAGATGGAGAGACCCGCTCAAAGGCCGGAATCAGAGCCCCACTGGGCCGACCCAGAGCCTGAGCTCTCACTCCCCAGGTTGTCTGCACCCCCGGCCCTCTGTCCTACCCCTGGGACCTGGTTCCACTGGGCACACAGGGCAGGGGTGCCAAGAGGAAGCAGCGGTCAGGCCGCCCTCCCACTCTGGCCAGCGGCCACCTTCCCACGCTGTTCCGTCTGGGAGGTAGGACCCTTCACCCAGGGCCCCAGGGCCCAAAGTTAGGGCtgtggctggagggagagggagccGCAGCGCCCCACACAGTCAGCCCCCCTCCCCTGCGGGGGCCCCGGTGTCCTCTGCAGTCCCCCATCCTGCCCCCGCACAGCCGGTGGGTGCCCCGCTCTCTGTGCAGCCCGCGTCGCGGTGCGGGGACAGCAGGGCCCGTGCCCTGGGCGCCGGACGGTCACTCACTGGCCTCGGGGTCGTAGAAGGCGAAGTTCCCGGGGCGGGGAGCCAGCTGCTCGgcgtcctcctcctcttcctccagcgCCCGCCCGCCAACCACCACCAGAACCTCCTCCAGCTCCCGCGGGAGGCCCAGCAGCGCCTGTGGGGCCGGGAGGGCTGGGGTCAGAGGCGCCCGGCGCCAGCAGGCCGCTAAGGTGGCTTCTGCGGCGGGGGGTGGCCGGGATGTTTGGGGGCAGCCGTGGGCCCTCCGCGTGGCCCTGTGACAGGGCGGGGCGAGCTGCAGTGCGTGCGTGCCCCGGTGTGCTTGTGCGTGGgtgtgcactcacacacacatgtcCACATGCCGTGCCCGTGCCGGCGACGGTAACAAGAGCTCAGGGCCGGGAGAGGCGGGGGCAGCAGGTCCTGGTGTGCCTGTGCGTGAGACCTGCTCGCTTGGAGCGGCCAAGGCCCGTACGTTTCCCCAGCTCCCCCCCTAAGCTCCCCGCCCCACCAGGAGCCCAGCTCCCCCAGCCAGCCTGTAGCAGGTCGCGCTGGGATGGCCCAGCAGGAAATGCTGGGATGCTCCTACCTGGGTGGGTAAGGAGCCACCGCCCAGAGCTCCCAGGATCCCGGGGTCCCACTGCCTCTCAGACCTGCCCTCCCACCACCCACCGTCACAGAGTGACCACCTAGTGGGCGGGGCTCCTAGCTGGCTCCAGCGCGAGGCCGCCCTCGGGGcctggcggggcggggcggggcggggcctggcggGGCTGCGGTTAGTATTTGCCACCACACACCCCGCCACTGGCCCGAGCCACGTCTTTGTCCCCTGACGTGGCTCCTAAGAAGCCCTTCCGAGCAAGGCTGCCTGGCAGCGGACAGACTTCGGCTCCCCTGGCCCGTCGCTTCATTAGGACCTGTCCACCCACCGGGCCCACCTCCAGCACAGATAGGAAATTGCCCCCGATAAACGCTTGAGCAGCTTCCTAAGGGGCAGGTGGTGGCCGGCTGCCACGCCTGTCCGTGCTCCTTGCCTGGGCGCAAGCTGTGCCATCTTCCTGTACTGTTGTCTCCCTTGCCAAGCTCCTATCCTTCCTCTAAAGCCCAGCTCAGATGCTGCTTCCTCTGGAGAGCTCTCCGTGACTGCCTGACCCTCTGAGGATGCCCACAGCCCAGCGCTGGCCTTTCTCATGCTGCCTTAGGTGTGTTTCCAGGTTTGTCCCCACCAAGCTGTGGGCTCCTTCAAGACAGGGGTTGGGAATGACCACTTCTGGGGTCCCTCTCCCCTCACGTCCAGGGTATGGCACACACAGGGGTGCAACCTGTACTTGGGGATGAACTGCGGCCCCCTCACAGGTAACTGGCCCAAGGGAGGCAGAGTTGCAAGATTGGGGACACCTCCATCATACTGTCTGTCCCCATGCCGGTGGGGTCTCTGGAGCGCCTCTCCCCGCTCCCCACCCGTCACTCACCCCCTCGTGGCCCTGGGACAGGGCCTCCCGACAGGCCTCCGACTCTCGGATCAGCGGCTCCGTGGCCAGCAACTGCTGCACGCGGGGCCGGGGCACGGCGTCCAGGTGCACCAGGCCGAGCAGCTCGGGCAGGTGGGTGGCCCGGGCCTGGGGGTCGTGGCGCACCCAGCGCAGCAGGGCCTCCAGCCGGCTCTGCTCCGGCTGCACCTGCAGCAGGTCGCCGGCCAGACAAGTGGCCAGCCGCTCGTGGGACAGCTGCAGAAACTCATCCTCCTGGGCTACGGCCTCAAAGTTCTCCCTCAGGAAGGCCCAGGCCTTGGCAGCCACGCCCAGCAACCCCTGCTGCTCCCCAAACTCACAGATGCCGAGGCAGTTGGTGGCATCCAGCTGCTGCTGCAGGTAGCGGCCGCAGACCTTCTGCACGGCGGGGAAGTGGAGGTGCGTGGCCGTGCGTGTCAGCGCCTCCACGTTGCCCTGGGTGATGGTCAGCCGGCCCGTGTACACGAAGTCCACCAGCTGCGCCACCACGGCCGGCTCCATGTCCCTCAGCTCCACGCGCGCCGAGAAGCTCTCGGCGAAGTCGCCCGCGAACATGGCGTGGAAGTAGGGGCTGCTCAGCGCCAGGAGCCCCCGGTGGCAGGGCAGCTCCCGGCCACCCACCAGCAGCGTGACGTCTGCTAGCTTGGGCTGGGAGCGCAGCCGCCGCAGGCCATCCAGCATGTCCTGGGCGTGCGAGGGCAGGTGGAAGTCCAGGTCGTCCACGTTCCACACCATGACTGCACGGCCACCTACTCACGGCCGTCCCCACGGGCTCCTAGGGAAGGAGCCAGCACGGTCAGCCACGGGGCCGGTCTCCTCAGCCCGAGTCACCCATCCACCCGACCGTCGGTCTGAGCATCAACTATGAGTGAAGCGCTTCGCCCAGCCTCTCACCTAAGCCAGCCCCGTAGCCCTGCAAGGCAGGCAGTGTCTTTCCCAGGTTACAGTgtggaggctgaggctcagagcggGCGGGAGACCTAGTCGTGGTCAAGTGATCAGGGCAGGACAGGCCAGCAAGGGAACCAAGCCTCAGCCCCCCTCCATACCTCCTCCTGGAGCGTGGGGATCCCTGTGGACCCCCAAACCCCCAAGTGGCCTCCTCTGCTCCCAGATCCCACCTTGCTGGGGAGAGCATCAGCATTTGAATAGTTTCTGCCCCATAGGTCCTCACTGGTCATGAccttgctgggtgaccttgggtgagCCACGCCCCTCTCTGATCCCAGCTTCCTCATGTGCCGATTAAGAGGCTGGCGGTGAAAGGGGCCGAGGGGTCATGTCCCCACGGCAGCTTGTGCTGTCACGGTGCCCCCCACGTGGCAGGCCCATCCTGAGCTTTGCACAAATACTCATCATTCAGCCCTCGCGGCAACCCCGAGAGCTGGGTGCTGTTTGAGTCCCTTTGACAAGTGGGGAGACAGAGGCAAAAAAGGCTCAGGTCGCTTGTCCGAGACCACACAGCTCAGACATGGGGGAGCCAGGCTCGGGGGCCTGGGCCCTGAGCCCCCAGGTTACACGTCGCTGGGCGTAGGTTGGTAAAGAAAAGCAGCCAAAGGAAACTTTCTGGGGGGCGGCCGCCGTTCACATTGCCTGATTCAGCAGATCCTCTTCTGGGCTTATTTAATGATGTGCATATTTCTTTATGATCTTCGGGTATTTTTGCCCTAAGAAAACCGCCCCAGAGAAACAAAGGTTCTGCACAGGTGATCTCACCCCGAGTTACCACACAGCAAAAAAGCTGTCTGCCCACCAGGGGGCAGCTTCGGACCCATCAAAGCGAAGGCCAGTGCAGAATGCTGGGTCAACCAAGAGCCATCAAAGTGACAAAGCCCCATAAGGAGAACCGTGCACCACGGGTGCCCCGGGGTGGGGGTGCCGTTGGTGGAAGTTGAGCAGGGAAGCACCCGAGGGACCCACCTAGGGGCCCAAGGACCTGCCTGGGCTCTGCCCAGACAGGACTGGTAGGGAGCCCTGGTCCGTGTCCATCCTGCCTGACCCAGCGGTCTCTCTGGCCAGGATGAAGGTGGCCCTTCCCTCCCAGGGGAGCGCAGGAGATCAGTCAGGCGGCCGCCATCCCCAGGCCTCGCATTCCCCTCATTGCTGTGGCCCCGTTCTCTGGGCACTGCAGCCCCGGGGACCAGCGGGCCAGGGTGCCCAGCACCTTCCCATGGGGACTCAGGTTGTCTGCTGACACCTGCTGCCCCGCAGTTCCAGCAGGGGGGCGGGCGCTTCCAGAGGGTCTCAGAGCCTCCACCCAGTGCCTGCcaggccaggagagaggagggcGGAGTGGGCAGGGCACCAAAGGGCCTTAACCCAGCTCTGGCCAGGGGCTGGCAGCTGTGGCCCCGGCTGCAGTCAGAGGTGTGGTCCAGCCTCCCCCGGCCCACCCTCGCCCTCTTCCCCAGCCAGGACCTGAGCCCCCACCCCACGCTGAGGGGCCTGGCCTAGCCAGCGTGCAGGGTCTCTCCAAAGCACCCAGCGCTGTGATCTCCAAGCCCACTGAGCTGTCCCACTAGAACCCACCCTCCCCTCTGGTCCCAGCCCTGGTCCTCACCTTGCCTTCCCATCTGCCCCCCCAGACCCTACCTCTCAGTCGGCACCTGGACCTTGTCTCAGAACTCAGGCTGGAGAGCAGGACTGCCCAGCGGCCAAGGGGTATGGAGGGCCTGCTGGGATAtgactgggctgggctgggcggggCGGCCACGTGGGGACAGAAGGGTATTTTTAGCCTCTGtcagtgtggggagggagggagggtggccagtgggggaaggagagaggtgaCAGCTCTTCCCTGGCTGTCCTCCCTGAAAGCCCACACTGGCCTGGAGCCTCCTGTGACCCCCTGAGACAGGACAGGTGGCAGGAGGCACCGTAGGGCAGGGGGGAGTCCGGGCTTACACCCTCCCAGTGGTGTTCGGCTGACGGCACGGGGTGGGGCACGGCTCCCCccacttctgtttcttcatctgcaagaGGGTCCCCCTCAGGTGAAGCCTGAGCTGGGGACTCAGGAGCCACACGGAGCCCCCAGTTCAGGGCCTGGGTGTCCTGAGCACCCAGCAGGTACCAGCTTCCCTGTGGTTATGGACAGGTGCCCACATGGCCTCTTATTCTCCGCCAAGTGGGGAGAAGTTATCATCATGAAGAAATGTGGGTTGCTCAGCAAAGACTTTCAAAACCTGGGGTCCCTGGTGGCGAGGAGTCTCGGTGGTAAAGGAGGGGACCAGAGAGGTGCCCGCCAGGCTGGTAACAGGGTCATGGGATCCCAAGGATCTGTCCCCTCGTATTGTGGCCTtggcctccctgccctgctgtCTTCATTAGTCGTGAGCATCAAAGATGGCTAAGAAATGGGATCATCTACAAATACAGCAGCGGCGGCTCACAGCCTCCCCGGAGTGGGGAGTCCCTGCCGTCTGGGTCTCGGTGGGGCTCTGGAGCCACAGACCCTGACTGAGTCTGGGCTTGAGCCCAAAGAGCTGCGAGGGTGTCTCTCATGCCAGCAGTCAGAGGAAAGCATCCTGGCCCAGGGCCTGCAGGTACACAGGAGAGAAGCCTGCAGCCTGGTGAGGCCAGGTGGGGCCTCTACCTGTCAGCCCCTCCTTCCTGTACCCGCGTGGGCCTTACCAATGCAACCATTTTCTAGGCGTGTTGCAACGTGGAAGAGTCAGGTAGGGCCGAGGCTGACAGGCCTCCTGACACCCACTAGGGACTGGCTAGATGCTCTTATGGTGCGGAGAGGCCCGGGGGTCCCAGGGTGACAGTCTCACTCCTGGCAAGATTTGGTAATTTCCCAAGGGTATCTGGGTGTCATGACACCTCGCGTCCGAGACAGATGGCTCTGCTTGCTGCTGGGGTGCTGGTTGTGAGCTGGGCACCACAGTCTCTGCTCTCATGACGTGAGGACCCAGTCGTTACACACATACTGCAGTGACTGCCTAGTTGATTATACGTTCACAAGATTCTTCCATACTTTGCTCACTCACAGGTTTCCTGAATCCATCattccctccccagcccagcccagcccagcccagtcaTATCCCAGTTCAGGCCAGTCCAGTCatagcccagcccagcccaaggccctgccccctgcccccagagagTCCCAGGACTTTCCCCGTAGCCTCGGGCATCAGCTTCATGCCCAGGGGCCTCACGGATGTCCCCACCTCTCACTGTGTCCAGGGCCATCCCGGGGAAGGCGCTGGAGGGGGAACAGAGTTATTGGTCTCGCCTCCCAGCCCCACTGTGTTTGCAGGCAGAACGCGGAGGGTTAAGGCATTCCTGGCTCAGGCTGGAGGAAATGAGGACAGGGGATTCTGATGACAGGCCACTTCACAGGCAGCCGCCTCCCGTCGTGTGCCAAGAAAGGAGGCCCTTCAGGGACCCAACGCCTCGGATGACAGGTCAGTTTGGGAAACTCGAAACCAGGGGCTCAACATATCCTCATCATCAGATTGCTACCGAGtggtgcagtttttaaaaatacgctgcttgtttctttttatgatgataaaaataacacATGTTCATTGTgggaaatttagaaaacacagaaaagtacaaagaagaaaactggtaGAAGGAAATCCCCATGAACACACTGGTGTTAGAATGACTGCAGTGTGTGTCCTGTTTTATCACAATATTGTATCGTGAGCATTTCTGATGTGATTAGTCTTTGAAAATAAGACTAATCACATCAGAAAATAtgattttggggacttccctggaggtccagtggttaagatttcgccttccaaggcagggggtgtgggttcgatccctggtcggggagctaagatcccacatgcctcgtggccaaaaaaaaaaaacaaaaaccaaaacatagaagAGAAGCGATATTGtgataaattcaataaagactttaaaaaatggtccacatcaaaaaaaataaaaagaaaatacgattttaaatttcatcataAAGGGAACATATCACACTTTAAGAAGGTGGAAGTGACACCCAGTCACTCCTATTAAGGGACATGTGAGTTGTGTGCCGTTTTGGACTATGATAACTAGTACGGTGATTACTCCCCCAGAACAGATTTGGAGAGTGAGATCACCAAGGTTTACAGCTCGACGAGTGGACAAGAGGGTCGTCATCTTGGGTGACGGAGGCACTTTCTCCATCAGGAGGTAAAACTGTCCCCTACACTTGGCCTGGTGCCTTCACGCCGTGAGGTCCTGCTCAACCAGACCCGTCCACCCCCTCGGTCatacacttttttcccccaaatagttACCAACATTCTCTGTACTGTTATTAATAATTCCTTCTTTCCCCCACGGATTTGCTGCAGTGCCTTTATCTCAAGGGCAAAGTTTTCTGTGTGAAATATCTCAGCTTTCTCTCTTCTGGTCTATTGATCTGAGTGACCATATTCTGGGGTCAGAACCACCTTGTCTGATGGACTGTTGCTTTATAATTATGATGTTGTCACACTTGAAATGTAAGCCCCTTCGTTACTCTTCTATTTAAAATCTTCTAGTGTGTTGTATTAGTTAGCTATTGCTGcgtaacaaatgaccccaaagtctagtgtcttaaaacaatgaacatttattatctcacgcAGTTTCATGGTTCTGGGACCACTTTAGTGGGTGGTTCTGCCTCAGGGTCTGTCCTTAGATGGCTCCAAGGGGCTGGCCGGACTGCAGTTGTCTGAAGGCTGGCCTTGGGTGGGGGCCCACACGGACCTCCCCACAGGGCTGCTCCGAACATGGCGGCCAGCTTCCCCCAGAGGTAAGACAGCAACAAAGATGGGAGTCTTTCATAACCTACTTGGAGGTGCTGTCTGTGGCTTCTGCCATATTCTGAGGTACAATGTGGGAGGGACTCCAGCAGACATGCTTCCAGGAGGTGGGCTTACTGGAGGCCTTCTTGGAGGCTGGCCTCCACAGCTGGCTTTGTTCACGGTTTGCTTCAAAAGAACTTTagagtcattaaaaaaagagtttgacTTTGCCTAAATCTATGCGTTGATATGTGAACAGCTTACACTATTCCCATATTTTTCCCACACggctttttcttcatatttgtcTTGCACATATTTATGAGCCGGGGAGAGAGATGGGGTTCCCTTTCTCCAGTATTTTCCCGACTCTTCTGGAAGCCCCTGTTTTTGCACCTTGTTTTGTGTCTGGTCACCTCACAGCCTCCGGATCCCTAGGTAGTGGCTCCGGGGTCCTCAGTGAGCTTTTGACAACTGGATGACAGGATTATAGGGACCAGACAGGCCTTACAGCGGCACGTGTGGCCTTGCCAGGGCCAGGCCTCGCCTGCGGCAGGGGACACCTGCTTCCCACAGGAGAGTTGCTAGTGGGCCAGGGGTTCCCAGGTCGCTGAGCATCAGGACCACCTGGAATCTCTTTAAAAGGAAACCAGCTTTATCAGGCCCGGCCCAGGCAAAGGGACTCAGAATCCCCGGGGCTGCTCCCGGGACACCGTGTTTTTATAAGAAGGACCCCCGGGAAGCAGAGTGTCCGCAGAAAGGCATGTGGGGAGTCCCCCGTGACTGCCAAGCAGAGAagtcctctcctcccttccaggCCTCAAGCTTGGGTCTGAGCCCCCCGCCTCAACCCCTGCCTGCCACTCACCTTGAGCCCAGGTCCTCATGGACCCCAGGATATTGTGGGCTGCTCCCAGCTGGGCTCGGTCCAGTCTCTTAGCTgggaaagtgagggcatggagggacttgcccaaggccatagtGAGTAGGCAGGGACGCCTTAAGTTGGGCTTGCTGGCCCCCCGCTCAGTGCTCTCTGGGACTGCGCTCTGTGTCTGCCGCCCACCCCCCTCCGGGCCTCCTCTGAACAATAGTGTCCTGCAGGAGGCCCACAGGGAGAGAGACATCGGAGTGCCAGCACCTTCTGACCCCCGGCCCctgggctccccccaccccccttggaCCTGCACCCCGCCAACCTGGGCAGCGGAAGCGCCCTGTGGACCAGCCCTTGTCTAGCACCAAAGGTTGAGTTTTGGGTCTAAGCGCCAGGGCATCGTGACGGCAACAGCGTAGGGGATGTTCCCAGCTGCCTGGGGTTGGTGCCCGGCTCATTAGAACCTGCTCCTTAAAATACTGACACAGGCTGGTGTCACTGTCACCCCAGGACAGAGACCCCCTCATACGGGACCCCAGTCCACCCTCGCCAGGACGCTGGGAACGGGCGGTCAATGCcgtacctccattttacagatgaggaggtaGAGGAGGCTCTGTGGGGCTAAGGATGCTGCCTCTGTTGTTTCGGCCAAGCTGAGCTGAGGACTGGGGTCTTGGTGCCCATCAGGTGGGGCCCTCTCTCTCTATGGGCACAGGTGGGAAGGCCGGCCAGGAATGGATCTTTGTTTAGCAAACTCACGTCAGGTGTCCACCCTGCAGGAGGGTCTGGAGCTGGAGCCATTGCCAGCGCTgccccccagcctggccctggcAGCTCCGACTTTATATTTTCCTGATCATCGCTCCCTGTGACAGCCTCAAGTCAGCTGGCTGGGAGGACCCTCTGTCCTAATGGGTCTGTCTGCAGGGAGGCGGCGGCCCGTAGGAGATTCCTGAAACCTCTCCCCAGCACACTGCCTGCTGGGGCCATGGCACGGCTGCAAGACACCTCTCCCCTAAAGCCCCTTGGTTTCCCTCCCTGACCCGGAGAATTCGGGAGTCTGGTCTCTTGCCCGTCGAATCCCGTTCTCTCCGACCCCCAGCTCCTCCGCCACTTCACAGGTGGGGAAAGGGGACAGAAGAGGGGAAGGGGCATGGCCCAAGGTCACCAGAAGGAACCAAGGCAGGACCCGAGGAGGGCAGACAGAGGCTCAGGACGCGACCAGAGCCACCGGCACCAGAAGCACTGAGAGAGGGGACACCCAGGCGACTCTGGAAGGAGGACCAAGGGGAAACCCGGGCTGGAATCACAGGTCCCTGAAGGAAGAGCAGGCAGAAGGGCGCGGGCCGAGATGGCAAGTCATCCAACTTCGGGGCCGACTGGGGGACTGACTTTCAGGCCGGCGGTGAGAAGGGCTCTGAAGCTGATTCCCGCCAGGGGGCAGACCTGGAGGGTGGCAACTAGCACGCCGAGGATCCGCCGGCCTGCCCTCGAGGCTCACCTGGGCACCAGGTGGGCGAAAGGAGAAGAGACGAGAGGACCAAAACCACACCGGAAGCCCCGTGGTAGGAAGGCAGGCTGCCAGCCCATCTCACTCCCCGAAGCTGAACATCTCggcttctttctccttccagaaGGCGAAGCTCCGGTCGATGTAGCCACAGATGTCCTCGCTGTTGAAGCTGCCCCGCTGGGGGCCGCACCCCAGCCTCTGTGCCGCGGGCCCGGGGCCGCCGCTGGGGCCGGCATGGGGCAGGGGCCGGAGCGGGGTCAGGCCCGACTTGCGGCCGGGCTCTGCGCCCCAGGGGTGACTGCGGCTGGAGCCGAAAAAGCGGGCTTTGATGTCCTCGAAGCCGTCGGTCCAGGCACGGCGGCCGGCAGCCACCTCGTCCGTCACGGCCTTGTGGAAGGCGCGCGCGGCCTCCCAGCCGTGGGCGCCCAGGTGCTCGAAGACCTCGAAGCAGAGCAGGTGACGCATTTTGCGCTCCTCAGCCGACAGGTCGCACTCCAGGAGCTGGAAGTAGCCCAGCATGAAGAGGTCCAGCGTGAGGCTGCCGTAGGGCACCGGCGCCCCGTCCACGTGGGGCAGGAACTGCTCGGGGGACAGGGGGCCGTGGGGCCGCCGGCTCAGCCGCCGCAGCTGCCGGGCGGGCACGTGGGCCAGGATGGACTTCCAGTTGCCCAGCAGGTGGGCGATGATGGTGCGCTGCTGCCACAGGTGGCCCAGCCGCGGGCTCTCGCTGGACGGCGGGGAGGGCAGCTGAGGGCCCCCGGCCGCCTCCCGCCGCCGCGGCTGCACGCGCCGGGCCTCCAGGGTCCTGCAGGCCAC
Coding sequences within:
- the KLHL30 gene encoding kelch-like protein 30; amino-acid sequence: MVWNVDDLDFHLPSHAQDMLDGLRRLRSQPKLADVTLLVGGRELPCHRGLLALSSPYFHAMFAGDFAESFSARVELRDMEPAVVAQLVDFVYTGRLTITQGNVEALTRTATHLHFPAVQKVCGRYLQQQLDATNCLGICEFGEQQGLLGVAAKAWAFLRENFEAVAQEDEFLQLSHERLATCLAGDLLQVQPEQSRLEALLRWVRHDPQARATHLPELLGLVHLDAVPRPRVQQLLATEPLIRESEACREALSQGHEGALLGLPRELEEVLVVVGGRALEEEEEDAEQLAPRPGNFAFYDPEAKRWMALPDFPDYHKWGFSLAALNNDVYVTGGSRGTKTDTWSTTQAWCFPLREAAWRPVAPMLKARTNHASAALNGEIYAIGGTTLDAVEVESYDPYTDTWTPISPALKYVSNFSAAGCQGRLYLVGSSACKYNALALQCYNPVTDAWSVVASPFLPKYLSSPRCTALHGALYLVGDNTKKVYVYDPGANLWQKVQSLHSLHENGALVSLGDELYVTGGRWQGMDGDYRVEMEAYDPRRDAWTRHGALPRLWLYHGASAVFLDVSKWTQPFGPTQEP